The DNA segment CGCGACCCCAAAGATCCCTGCGGCCTACCTCGGATGGATACCAGTCGGGAACATTAAGCTCCAAAGATCGCGTGCGCTGAGGAGCGTTCCCCATGTTTCAGCGATGCGTGTATCGGTATTGATGATCTTGAGGCCGCTATTGAGCAGGCGTTGATACCACTCGCTCAGTTTGACGGCTTGCGCCCACATATGAGCGAGATGCCAAGGTTTATCTCCATTATGACCCCGGCCGGGATGTTTAGATCATCGGCCTCTTCGAGAAATCGCACGACGTTGGCGTCTGGCCGGGATTTGCTGGTTTCAGACAGGACTGATGTGTCGAGTATGAATGCCATGCCCATTGGAGAGCCTCCTCTGATCACAATCTCCGAATGTTTCGCGCTCCTGCTGCTTCCGTATTCGTTGAAGTTGGCGACGATGAACGCCCACAATCCTGTGGTCAATCGCCTGACCGATAGCCCTATTGGGCGAGGGTGTTAGTAGGGCTTAACTGAATCAATTCGTGAAGCTCGGCATAACAGGTGTACGGCCATCGGATGCTCCCGGGTTTCGATCGAGGCGAGGTACATCCTGGAATATACGCCAAAGGAATTCTCGACAACGGCGAGCGAGTGAGCGACAGTCATCTATACGCTGACAATACCGGATCGCACCCCCTGGCAAAGCGGCAAGAAATTCTTGTTCTTACTGGAAAGGAATCACTCGCGGATTTCCTTGAGGTTCTTCGCGCGCGCGGCACCGTGGTGATCGAGCAAGGAACGGAACAATTCGTCGTTACGATTGCGCACGCTCACATTTCGAACGATGCTCGTCGTTTGCTCATTAAAGGGGGACCTGTTGATGATGGCGGGCTGGAAATGTAATAACTTGCTGCATATCCCGCCCAGGAGCCAATCATAGACACACCTGTAGGCTGAGCTTTAAACCGGAAAATTCGAGCTCCCGCTGACTCAAAATCAGCGCACTTCATAGTGACTTCGGCGAGCTCTGCTGAGGCGTGTGAGCGACTTGGGAGAATGGTTGTAATATTTGCGTGCTTTTAGCTAGGAAATAAGCAATTTGATTGAATTTTATATTTAGCTAAAATTGGATATTTGCACTCGTTTCGCGATCGTCGCAAGATTGTTAGCTGCATAAATAGTTGTGCAGAACAGTTGGTCATCGGGAGGGCGATTCGATGGCGAGCGCTTCAATCAGTAATTCGGTCATAGACATTTCACATCATAACGGCACTCGGCTCCGTTTCGACCGAGCAAAGGAGGGCGGTGTTCTGGGCGTAATTCACAAGGCCACCCAAGGTGAGCTGTACGTCGATCCAACGCTAGTCGCCAATCGCCAACGAATTCTTGATACGGGCTTATTGTTTGGCGCGTACCACTTCGGGACGGGCGCTAATGGAGTTTCACAGGCTGCACACTTTTTAGATGTGGTTCAACCGACTGAGAAAACGCTTCTGGTCCTCGACTTCGAGGATAACCCTACCGGCGGGAGTATGTCGCTTGAAGAAGCACGTGCATTTGTGACGCACGTTAAGGCCGCGACGGGTCGATGGCCCGGTTTTTACAGCGGGCATACGATCAAACGTGCCCTCGGTGTTGCTTCTGATCCCGTGTTGGCTAACTGCTGGTTTTGGCTCGCACAATACGGCCCGACACCCGTAGTCCCACCTTGTTGGACTACCTGGACCTTGTGGCAGTATACAGATGGCGCTGTCGGTGAAGCTCCGCATGAAGTTGATGGAATCGGAAGATGCGATCGCAACAATTTTCAAGGAACTGAAGAGGCTTTGTCCACCTGGTGGGGACGCTAACTCAAGAAGGCACGTCTAGGGGCCTAAGGCCTTTTGCTGCTGACATCCCTTGGCCTTGACGCTTTCCATCTTCTGGGAGAGAGATGATGTCTAAAGTATTGAAGTGGTTCGTAATTCTCAGTTGTTTGGCGACCACATCATTGGCTATCAATCCGCTTTTTGGTTCTGAGACGCACGCGCAGGCCTGTCCGAACGGCAGATGTCCTCCTCGGTGACGCTATGTCGGATCTATTGACTTCCACGCAGTTTTGGCTTGGCGCTGTACTTCTTCTTTGCTTTCAAATTGGGAAATATAGCGAACTCAACGATCAAGACGAGGACTTGAAACGCTGGTTTGGCGCGGTACCGAACCTGCGAGCCAGGGACTTTCTTAGACTCCGGTCTTATATGGGTACGCTACTATTATTCTTGTTGGTTACTTTTGTAGGATATTTGTTCGCTTGCCTTATTTCCCCATCGGTAATCTCCGGCTGGCTTCGTGTGACCACGCAAGATGGGGATGTCGAAAAATTTCAAGAGCTAATCAAATCTGTTCCATATCCGCTGTTTATATCAGCGGCGTTCATGGGCTTAACTCACGAGGCAATCCCGGGCTTCTCGAAGATTGCAAACCTGCAACGAGACATATTTCATGACCTCGTTGGAGTTCCAAGGATTGTCGCGAATACTGCGACAGACTTCTCTACTGAACTATGGGACAAGCTCGAGACTAATCAGCAACGGGCCGCTGAATTGAGCAATTGGACGAAGCTTAATTGGCGCAACAAGATTAGGCCATATGCAGATATTACGTTTTATGAGGCTGAAATTTCTCGACGAGCCGATGCCCTTGAGAACTTATCCACAAGCTCCGAAAAGGATTTGAAAAGTCTACTTGAACAACTTGTATACGTTGCTTCCATCGCCACTGTGCGTAAGGGAGGAGGAATAGCGCTTAGAAGGCTTGCGCGTGACCTAGGCGTGCATGAGCCGCCTTCCATGAACCTTCCCATCAGGGGACTCGTTGCCGGCGCCCTGCTGTCACTCGTGGCGCTGACGATACTCTGGTTCGCCATTCCCCTATTAGGGCCGGTTGTGGACTGGTTGAATGGACCGCCGCCGCTGGAGTATTGGCCTCATGGCGAGGACGAGCTCACAATATCCGGTCTCTATTTGCTTGCTCAAGCGATACCTGTTCTTTTGGCCGTAACTATACTGGTAATTTCGCTTTCCCCGTCGGCCGGGACAGAGATGGAAAATATAACCTTCAGAGGAATATTTGAGAAACATGCAGTATTGCTACTTTCCATAACTATAGTTGTTTTTTTGTTTGATTATATACAAATGATGTCTGATTATGGAATGTACAATAACGTCATAACTACTTCATTTTGGATTTTTATAGCTAGGTGGATACCGTATAATGTTCTTCACGCAATTATATCAATGTCTGTGTGTATTGTTATTCTAAATTATGTAATTAGAGGACAAACTAAAACAGCTGGTGTTTCAATAAAATACATAATTGCGATGATAGTTTCGGTTGCAGCTCTGTCATGTTTTTACGCAATTGTACGATTGCGTTTCGATTTTCACCAATCAATTGCAATTGACTATATTCTTATTATAAGTTTCCTGAATATTTCTGCTTCAGTTATAGCATTGTATCTGTGCCAATGCATCTGCCACCGTCGTTTGAAGAAGTCAGCACAATCTGCAGAGAGGCGGCAACTTTCTGCAGCGACGCAATGAAGTCGGGCTCGAGTAGACCTGACCTGCAAAGCCTGACTTCGGTTGCCGTTCTATAGCTTGAAGCCAGCGCCCCAGCTTTCCAGCGGCCAATGTTGGTCGGCCCCGGGTCCAGCGGTGAAATGGAAGTCTTTCATAAGCTTTTCCCTAAACAGCCAAGCAGTCTCGGTGAATTGCTGCCGTGTAACCTCGAAACTGATATTGAGAGTAGGGGAGTTCTCAGATTTAAACATGAAACCGGCTTCAATTCCGTCCGGCGTTAACGGGGTCCGCACCCAGAACGAGACTACCGCAGGCCAACGAAATTTGGAAATTGGTGAAACGACTGCCGCGCCGACAATTAGATAGGTAAAT comes from the Rhizobium sp. NXC24 genome and includes:
- a CDS encoding glycoside hydrolase family 25 protein — protein: MASASISNSVIDISHHNGTRLRFDRAKEGGVLGVIHKATQGELYVDPTLVANRQRILDTGLLFGAYHFGTGANGVSQAAHFLDVVQPTEKTLLVLDFEDNPTGGSMSLEEARAFVTHVKAATGRWPGFYSGHTIKRALGVASDPVLANCWFWLAQYGPTPVVPPCWTTWTLWQYTDGAVGEAPHEVDGIGRCDRNNFQGTEEALSTWWGR